One genomic window of Octopus bimaculoides isolate UCB-OBI-ISO-001 chromosome 2, ASM119413v2, whole genome shotgun sequence includes the following:
- the LOC106874244 gene encoding histone H1-delta: MTETAAPAPATPKAKKPAKAKKPSTHPGYSEMVKQAITSLSEKNGSSRQAIVKYILKNFKLSTNEKAVTVQTKMALRRDVASGVLKQSKGTGASGSFKIGAKKEEKKAKAKKSTKSKVKPKAAKKSPKKPTNKSKKVKKPRAPKPQKSKSPKKAAKRVAKPKKVTKPKKAKATKKAAKK; this comes from the coding sequence ATGACTGAAACTGCAGCACCAGCTCCTGCTACCCCTAAGGCAAAGAAACCTGCCAAAGCTAAGAAACCTTCAACTCACCCGGGTTACAGCGAAATGGTTAAACAAGCTATTACAAGTTTGAGCGAGAAGAACGGCTCATCTCGTCAGGCCATTGTCAAATACATTCTGAAGAATTTCAAACTGTCGACTAATGAGAAAGCTGTGACTGTCCAGACTAAGATGGCTTTGAGGAGAGATGTTGCTTCTGGAGTGTTGAAACAATCGAAAGGAACTGGAGCTTCGGGGTCATTTAAAATCGGTGctaagaaggaggaaaagaaagcgAAAGCTAAGAAATCCACAAAATCCAAAGTCAAACCAAAAGCTGCCAAGAAATCTCCAAAGAAGCCTACCAACAAAAGCAAGAAAGTGAAGAAACCTCGGGCTCCCAAACCTCAAAAGAGCAAGTCTCCAAAGAAAGCTGCCAAGAGAGTTGCTAAACCAAAGAAGGTTACCAAACCCAAAAAGGCTAAAGCTACTAAAAAGGCCGCCAAGAAGTAA